One window of the Bombus huntii isolate Logan2020A chromosome 18, iyBomHunt1.1, whole genome shotgun sequence genome contains the following:
- the LOC126875436 gene encoding uncharacterized protein LOC126875436, producing MKDPQLNISQRQIDDAKNTSKPTPDAPAKDDTSSLYLSTISFSHSDPLKRWREYLALGHMTKVNDNHSDDNGYYLPHHGVTKASSQTTKLRVVFDGSAPTPYLAIRCLKQLAEDEGHRFPRAAQVLQRDFYVDDALTGAETKDEALTLRTELTNLLQLAGLNIRKWASNDKDLLHGLSLEETNHQHFLGDSQTLMTLGVFWNSSDDSILYSVEVKPTPSRVTKRIISSEIAKIYDPLGLLAPVIVRAKMLLQRIWSSKIDWDESLPIELHTEWERYYAQLPLLNNVRFPRKAIIESAMEIELHGFCDASEKAYGACVYLRTLNTNGRVWTQLLTAKSKVAPLKCQTIPRLELSGALLLTSLMSTVQQALSHKITRTIYWTDSTIVLHWLNTSPHTLKTFVANRVSEIQTKTSIRDWRHVPTDDNPADLISRGQTPEEFLRPTIWQHGPAWLYQSEGYWPTWTLTPQIEVPEQKGAICLSANPADYSLLQRYSSWPKLIRIIARCLRWKQKRNRAAPLTVTELRITHNKLIKLLQNIHFSVEIRTLQKDRNAAIKGKLTRLNPFIDKEGILRVGGRLSHSSMTFAQKHPIVLPKSSVTTRIIDHEHKIHMHSGTQATLYAVRQRYWPVDGRSQVWRAIKGCVRCCRAQPPPVEYVMGNLPEARVTESRPFTNVGVDYCGPFHIKEKRDRNRRQIKVYVAIFVCLAIKAVHIELVDDLTSEAFIAALRRFIARRGYCSTIHSDNGTNFRGASNELRELHDLLQSDDHKEKVTAFLADKQIEWRFIPPHSPHFGGLWEAAK from the exons ATGAAGGACCCTCAATTAAACATATCTCAGAGGCAGATCGACGATGCGAAGAACACTTCCAAGCCCACACCCGACGCACCAGCGAaggacgatacatcgtcgcTCTACCTTTCAACGATCAGCTTCAGTCACTCGGATCCTCTAAAACGCTGGCGA GAATACCTGGCGTTGGGACACATGACGAAGGTCAATGACAACCACTCCGACGACAACGGATACTATTTACCCCATCATGGCGTGACCAAAGCATCGAGTCAAACCACCAAACTCCGTGTAGTTTTCGACGGATCGGCACCAA CCCCGTATCTAGCTATTCGGTGCCTCAAGCAACTGGCAGAGGACGAAGGACATAGATTTCCACGTGCAGCACAGGTACTGCAGCGGGATTTCTACGTCGACGACGCTCTCACCGGAGCTGAAACGAAGGACGAAGCCCTCACGCTCAGAACAGAACTCACCAATTTACTTCAACTGGCCGGCTTAAACATACGAAAATGGGCGTCAAACGATAAGGACTTATTACACGGACTTTCCTTAGAAGAAACAAATCACCAACATTTTTTGGGCGACTCGCAAACCTTGATGACGCTGGGAGTGTTTTGGAATTCATCCGACGACTCTATTCTTTACTCGGTCGAAGTCAAACCCACGCCCTCTCGAGTCACGAAACGAATCATCAGCTCGGAGattgcaaaaatttacgatccGCTCGGTCTGCTCGCACCGGTGATTGTTCGGGCCAAGATGCTACTTCAACGAATATGGTCGTCGAAAATCGATTGGGATGAATCACTTCCGATCGAGTTACATACAGAGTGGGAAAGGTACTATGCCCAATTACCCTTATTAAACAACGTCAGGTTCCCACGCAAGGCAATAATCGAGTCCGCAATGGAAATTGAACTGCATGGTTTCTGCGATGCCAGCGAAAAGGCTTACGGAGCCTGTGTTTATCTTCGAACCCTTAACACCAACGGCCGTGTTTGGACCCAGCTTTTAACCGCAAAATCGAAAGTCGCCCCACTCAAGTGCCAGACCATTCCTCGGCTCGAGCTGAGCGGAGCACTCCTTCTTACGTCCCTGATGTCAACCGTACAACAAGCCCTATCACACAAAATTACTCGAACTATCTATTGGACCGATTCCACTATCGTCCTCCATTGGCTCAATACATCACCTCACACCCTTAAAACATTCGTCGCTAACAGAGTCTCCGAAATTCAAACAAAAACCAGCATCCGCGATTGGCGCCACGTTCCTACCGACGACAACCCCGCGGACTTAATATCACGCGGCCAAACACCCGAAGAGTTTCTGCGCCCAACCATCTGGCAGCACGGTCCTGCATGGCTCTACCAGTCGGAAGGCTATTGGCCGACATGGACGCTAACACCGCAAATTGAAGTACCGGAGCAGAAGGGGGCGATTTGTCTGTCCGCAAACCCCGCCGATTACAGTTTGttgcaaagatattcatccTGGCCCAAGTTGATACGAATCATAGCTCGTTGCCTCCGTTGGAAACAGAAAAGGAACCGAGCGGCACCCCTAACCGTTACTGAATTACGCATAACGCACAATAAACTGATAAAATTGTTGCAAAACATCCATTTCTCCGTGGAAATTCGTACACTCCAAAAAGATCGGAACGCGGCGATAAAGGGTAAGCTCACGCGACTCAATCCGTTCATAGACAAGGAAGGAATATTGCGAGTCGGGGGTCGACTCAGTCATTCGTCGATGACCTTCGCCCAGAAACATCCCATAGTATTACCTAAGTCATCCGTTACAACACGCATCATAGACCACGAGCACAAGATCCACATGCATTCCGGAACGCAGGCTACGTTATACGCAGTAAGACAAAGATACTGGCCCGTTGACGGTCGAAGTCAAGTATGGCGGGCGATCAAAGGCTGCGTCCGCTGCTGCCGCGCTCAACCACCGCCGGTAGAATACGTGATGGGTAATCTGCCGGAGGCGCGAGTAACGGAATCTCGCCCATTTACAAACGTCGGCGTCGATTACTGCGGGCCGTTCCACATCAAGGAAAAACGAGATCGTAACCGTCGTCAGATAAAAGTATACGTAGCCATTTTCGTATGCCTAGCAATTAAAGCGGTACACATCGAGCTCGTTGACGATCTCACTAGCGAAGCCTTCATCGCCGCTCTTCGCAGATTTATCGCTCGACGAGGGTATTGCTCCACCATCCATTCTGATAACGGCACCAACTTCAGAGGAGCAAGCAACGAATTACGAGAGCTTCACGATTTATTACAATCGGACGATCACAAGGAAAAAGTAACCGCATTTTTAGCCGACAAACAAATCGAATGGCGCTTCATTCCCCCTCATTCGCCGCATTTCGGTGGGCTATGGGAAGCAGCG aaatag